One stretch of Weissella koreensis KACC 15510 DNA includes these proteins:
- the grpE gene encoding nucleotide exchange factor GrpE, which produces MADNKAEQTESVDEELLEPVDETDHQTDSETVATDADVSNDEDSVEVDPLQELQVKYDALEDKYLRTNAEMQNMQTRFAKEQATSLKYANQKLAKSILPALDNLERAIDVEANDESAQKIKSGVEIVYKSLNSALGDNDIKAVGVVGEPFDPEMHQSVQTQPADDQHPADTIAQVLQKGYLLADRVVRPAMVVVYN; this is translated from the coding sequence ATGGCCGATAATAAGGCGGAGCAAACAGAGTCAGTTGACGAAGAGTTATTAGAACCAGTTGATGAAACAGACCATCAAACTGATAGTGAAACAGTTGCAACCGATGCTGATGTTTCTAATGATGAAGATTCAGTGGAAGTGGATCCATTGCAAGAATTGCAAGTAAAGTACGATGCATTAGAAGACAAATATTTGCGTACCAATGCAGAAATGCAAAATATGCAAACTCGTTTCGCAAAAGAACAGGCAACTTCATTAAAGTACGCCAATCAAAAGCTAGCTAAATCAATTTTGCCAGCTTTAGATAATTTAGAACGGGCCATTGACGTTGAAGCCAATGATGAGTCCGCTCAAAAAATTAAGAGTGGTGTAGAAATAGTCTACAAGAGTTTGAACAGCGCCTTGGGAGATAATGACATCAAGGCTGTCGGTGTGGTTGGTGAACCATTTGATCCTGAAATGCATCAATCAGTTCAAACTCAACCAGCGGATGACCAACATCCGGCTGATACGATTGCTCAAGTTTTGCAAAAGGGATACTTACTAGCTGATCGGGTTGTACGACCAGCAATGGTTGTTGTTTATAACTAA